The Panicum virgatum strain AP13 unplaced genomic scaffold, P.virgatum_v5 scaffold_5171, whole genome shotgun sequence region GTTTTGCTTGCTAAGGAAAACCAGTGAAATACACACATATAGCCAACCCTAATCTTAGATGTAGTGTGCTTAGGTGGGATCGTTCATTAAATAATATTTATCATGATCTTGATACTAAGTTGGGATTATGGTTAAGGAATATGCTGGGTTGTGAGGTTATGGATGTGGGGTTgggtttttgaaataaaatgggGAAGAACCCCGGCAACCGACTTGGTCGGAATCCAGCTACGTGCCGAAACAGCCATAAAAAGGGCATGGTGGGATGGAGGACTTAGCTACTCGCGGTTACCACAAGACCTAGGACTCATGGAGAGGACCGAGAAGGATGGTGCTCGCGGGGTCGAGTATGAATATGTGTGGCTGGTTCTACCTGAGCCCTGTAAGGACCTGGTTGATTTTCTTCATGCCAAACTCTTTAGTACAACCACTCGCTCTGAATGAGGCAGTGGCCGAGCCCGAGCCTAAATGGATAGTCTTGTAGCGGCCGTGCTGGCGCACAAGGGGCTAGGGAAGGAGTGGTGTGTCACGGAGTTACCGCCAGGTAAGGAGTGACTCGGTTGCCCGAAACCCCTAAAGCACTGCTAGATCATGAAGTGAGGGTGAGGGCTTGGTGTGGAATTCGGGCAGTTATGATGGTAACGCGTTGTTGAGTCCACATTGTGGGAATTAGTACAACCTCTGATCAGAGTAAAACCTATTCAAATGGTCCGTGTCTACTGATATGGATGGGTTATGGCTGGTTCTTCAGCTAGTTTTCGTGAACATAAAAATGATTGGATAACGAGGATATGGAAATGGAAAATGGATGTGAATATGATGGTGACTATGGTGGATGTTAATGGTTGAATGAGCCGTGTGGACCAGCGAGTCCAATGGCACCCCTATGATGTTTAAACTTTGTTTTCATAACTAAAATCTGCCTACTAAAATAAACATTAcattgttttctgcaaaaacctaTAGCCCTAGAGAAACCTTGCATATAAAGTGAAACGCCCTAGATTTCGCGGAGCTGTAATCCAAGGTTTGACGAAATAATGTCTGTCTCGCTGATATCATCACCATGCTCAAATCCTTTAACTGATTCGATTACAGCCTTATTTAGGCTTACTTCGGTACGCAGACCGGTACAAGCCAACTTGACTAAACATGAAGTGAAATATCATCAGAGTAAAGCAGCTAATCGCGTCTTCGGGTCCATCTCCATGATCGCTTCTCAAGCATAGCACAGCAACCGCCTAGTCGTACCATCCATCGTTGTTGAAGTCGTAGTCTAGCTCCTCATCCTCAGTTTCTGTACGATAAGCGTATAGGTCACTAATTCGAACACCCCAAAGCTGCCTAACTAGTATATCAAGTGAAGGCTGGGTTTCCTATGCGagcaataaatatatatataaaccatAATCATATTATTAACACCATTTCACGATAACCATCCACATCTCACCTCCAAACACCTCATCACCACATCACTCGACTAAGTCTGAGAAAAGAGCAGCTCCCTCCCGTCCTTGCCTCATCGGCCAACGCCGGACCAATCGCTCGAGGGAGAGAAGAGAACCCCAAGCTAGCTATAGTGACTCCGCATTTGGGCCATCCATAACCGTGGACTCGGCTATAAGTAtagtttacactctgcagaggttgtccTATATCTTATGAAGAGAGGCTAAGTCAGCCGCCACCGGCAAAGCGCCCCTTCCCAGACGGTAAACCTACGCCTAATGGCACCAACCTACTTTTCCGAGCTAGTACTAGTTTGGATACATACCACCGCACACTCGGAACTGTGAAACTCGGTTATCCAGGGCCTTAACACGGGCCGAGTATATCGGGGAGACGAGAGGGCGAACCACACCCCGCTCCCTTACACTGTCTCCTCACTGCCTACAGACTGGCACCACTAGGAGCATGTTCCCACCTGAGCCCTGTGGGCATAAGACAAGTCCGATCAGTCCCAAAATACTATCACTCCAACGATTTACCTTATGCGGTAGGAGCGAGCCGACAATAATGGGCCGGTTGCCACCCTCAGCAGTGGGCCGCTCACCCCCAAACACCCAAACACTCCACTCTGGGGGAAGTTCTAGTTCCCCCTATTTTCGAATGCCAACTCCTGCCAGCCCCTCTTAACTCACACAACCACTCAACCATTTTCTTCACACACGCCAAGAATATCCACCACAATCCCAATATGCCAACTCATCGTGTTCATTTTATTAGTGGATATGTAGTTATCAAGCAGGGGCTAAAATAAACAAGTCAGGATTAAATGGGTGGGTTTGCAGTAGATCACGGGTAGTTGCATATGCACTAAAAATATGCGCGTGGCTATGGGAGAAATGCGCGGGGTGTTCGCTAACCTGGAAGCCCGGCAGCGTAGTCCTTCTCAGGGGTGTACTCCGGGTCGAGCTCCTCCCCCGTCGGCTCCGGTCCTAATCCGGGTTTAAGTGCAAATAGAAAGATTCGAAAAAGAATCATGAAGAGAGCAACACTCAAGCAAGCGCTATCTCACACGCATGTTcactttttagaaaaatattgaaagtagttttgtatttttcagaGTTAAAATAGAATAGTTATAAATTTTACAagtttattcttatttttatttattaatttattaAAGTTGAGGGGCTGCGCGTAAAGTTCAAGGGGCTAGATCAAACTTTAGTCAAAGTTCGTAGTTTTAGGCCCGCTGGGCCGGCCTGGTACTGCGTAGGGGGTAAAAGTAGACTAAGGGCAAAGTTCAGGGGTCAGCACGGTCTCTGGGTGTCGCAGATCCATAAGTCCTGGCTAAACGGGCCAGATCCGGcccatacgtgcatttggcggCCCAAGTCCAGCACTTAAAGTCCCATTTTCCTCCACCCCCCATTCCTCTTCCCGCGACGAGGCGTGGCCCGTCCGTCCGCTCAGCCTAGTTGATGGCGCGGCATAGGTAGAAGTTCTTCAGCGCTCTTGTTCCATCCTCCTCCTTCGCATTTTCGGTGCCCGCCAAGTGCTCGACAAAATCACGCAATGGTTCGCCCGAGTGGCCGTGTCCGTGACCACGCGGACATGCACGCTCGGTGCGAGGCCTTTGATCCTACGCGTCCAGTAAGGGCTCGGCGTGATGGTTTGATGCGTGCGTCATGGCGGTGCACGCCCGCCGCGGTGGCCTAGAGATGGTGACTGGTTCACGGCGGCGTGCGCCGGTCCGGCCCCCAACTCGACTACGGCGGCCTAATATTTCCCCAACCCAAGGTTTCGACAGCGTTCATGGCGCGCTAGCTCGGTGGGGTACGCTGTTCGTGGCGCGGTCCGGGTGGCGAAGCCCGGCACGGTGGTGTCGATGTGCGCGGACACGGCGCGAATGCCGGCCGCGACAAGTGCTAGGTCACAGCGTGCTCGCCGAGCGTGAAAGTGAACACGGATGGCAGTGGACGACTCGATCGGGGGCATGGCTCAACTAGGTGTCGTTAAGAACGTGCGCGAGCACAGCGGACTCGCCGGTCGCGATGGGGTTCAGGGGTGCACGCTTGCGGCGGGGCACGCCGGTCGTGCCAAGGCATGGCTTGGGATCCTGCACACAAGGGGCAACGGTGGCTCGATGGCCATCCTCCAAAACGCCTTGGGGTGGCCTCGGGTGCGTGGCTCCAAGGTGAGACCTTGGCCGCGACGGCGGGGCTGCACGCGTGGCTCGATGGCCGGTGTcacaagggcggcggcgaggtcgcgaGCTCGGGGTTCTCACCTAGATGGGGTTGCGGTCGAGTAGTGTGTTCCCATCCTGGTGAAGAGGAAGCAGAGCGGGTCCTGGCATCGTGGTTTGGCTCGGGGTCTTGCACTGAGTCGGGTCTGGTCTGGCTCCTTCTAGGCTCGACTCCGGCTCCTCCTTGGCGGCATAGTCGACGTCGAGGACGTCGGGGTACGGTTGATGCGGCGAGAGGTGGCGACGGGGACGGCGCTCCCGGTTTCACGGCAAAACGTCGCCGCGCCTCCGGGTCACGGTCACCACCGCCGACTCCCTTGGCTCCTTGCTTCTTTCTCCCTTCACGGCCCGCGGAGAAGGTGGCGGCGGTGTGGGCAGCGCCCAAGGGCGAATGGTTAGGGTTCGCGTGAGGGCGGTGTGGCTTATTTGTAGTGCGGCAGCAAGAGGAGCGGCTAGGGGATGGCGGCGATTATCGGGGCGCACACCGGGGGTACGTGGATGGCTCTCGGTTTCATGATGCTAGGGTTAGGGCAGGGGCAGtgagggcgcgcgcgcggcgggaaaCGGgagagggcgcgacggcggccgtgGCTAGCGTCAGCGAGGTTTTCCCCTTCTCTGCTTTTGCTTTAGTCACGTGATTAGCGTGAACCCGATGGGCATCCGAGGAATGGAATCGTTTCCCCTAGGTGAGCGGGGAAGTCCTACAATAAAGTCCATGCTTACCTTCTCCCATTTCCACACTGGCATGTCCAAGGGTTGTAGTAAGCCTCTAGGCTTTTGATGTTCAGCCTTTACCCTACGGCAAGTATCACCGTGAGCAACATAACTGGCGATGTCCCTCTTCATTCTACGCCACCAGAACATGGTTTTCAGATCCttgtacatcttggtgctaccagGGTGAATGGAATACCTCGTATCATGGGCTTCAGCCATAATTATCTCACGAATCTTCTCATCCTTTTGCACACACACACGATCCTTCAACCAGACAGTACCATAATCATCAGTTCGAAAATCGGGAAGTAAACCCTTCCTCATTCCGATGCGGAGGTCTTCAGTCTCGAGGTAATTTCTCTGAGCCTCATGAATCTGATCAAATAGGTTGTACTTCACCCTCAGCTCGTTCAATTGTTCTGCGCTAACAATGGACACTCTCATCTGCTCAAAGTCCCTGCACAACTCTTATGACAACACCTCTCCAGTCAGATGGTTCAGATAGCTCTTGCGACTCAGTGCATCTGCAACTACGTTGGCCTTGCCTGGATAATAGTGGATCTCTAACTGATAATCCTTGATTAACTCAAGCCAATGTCTCTGCCTCATGTTCAACTCAGACTGTGTGAAGaagtatttgagactcttgtgatctgtGTAAACGGCACACTTATTTCCGATCaggtagtgcctccaaatcttcaatgcGTGCACTACAGCTACTAACTCAAGGTCGTGAGtggggtaattctgctcatgaacCTTCAACTGACGTGAAGCGTAAGCCACAACTTTACCCTCTTGCATGAGAACACAACCTAGTCCATTCTTCGAGGCACCACAATATACCACGAAATCCTTATGGATATCCGGGAGTGTCAAGACTGGTGTGGTAGTGAGCTTCTCCTTCAAGAGTTGAAAGC contains the following coding sequences:
- the LOC120694361 gene encoding uncharacterized protein LOC120694361, with the translated sequence MRVSIVSAEQLNELRVKYNLFDQIHEAQRNYLETEDLRIGMRKGLLPDFRTDDYGTVWLKDRVCVQKDEKIREIIMAEAHDTRYSIHPGSTKMYKDLKTMFWWRRMKRDIASYVAHGPEPTGEELDPEYTPEKDYAAGLPETEDEELDYDFNNDGWYD